A single window of Nicotiana sylvestris chromosome 5, ASM39365v2, whole genome shotgun sequence DNA harbors:
- the LOC138868403 gene encoding uncharacterized protein → MIQHLDKNFIDRIPVKIHDHPAYRAHVEQEADGKPWFHDIREYLTKGDYPELANPTQKCTLQRLSNNFFHSGGILYRRTLDLGLLRYVDAKEASKLLEEIHAGTCGPHMNDMIKVPPNELNATSSPWPFAAWGMDVIGPVGPATSNRHRFILVAIDYFTKWVEAAYYKAVLRKSW, encoded by the exons atgatacaacatctagacaaaaacttcattgatcgcattccagtaaagatccatgatcatccAGCTTATCGTGCCCATGTTGAacaagaagcagacggaaagccttggtttcatgatatcagggaatatTTGACAAAAGGAGATTACccggagcttgcaaatcctactcagaaatgcacacttcagaggttatccaacaatttcttccacagcggaggaatcctatataggaggactcttgATTTGGGACTACTAAGgtatgtcgatgcaaaggaagcatctaagctactagaggaaatccacgctgggacctgcggtccacatatgaacg acatgataaaggtacctcccaatgagcttaatgcaacgagCTCACCGTGGCCTTTCGCCgcttgggggatggatgttattggaccagtTGGGCCTGCCACTTCCAACAgacacaggttcatcctagtggcaattgactacttcaccaagtgggtcgaagcagcataTTACAAAGCAgtactaagaaagtcgtggtag